Part of the Streptomyces antimycoticus genome, GCCGACGGACGGGTCTTCGACCATCCGGTGCGGTTCGCCGCGGGGCATCCGGCGGGTGCCTTCACCGCCCGGCTGCCGGTGCGGGACCTGGGCCGCGGCCGCTGGACGGTGACGCTGGCCGTCATCGGCCCGGGCGACCAGGCCCCGGGGCACCCCGCGCCCGCCGCGCCCGTACCGCCGCCCGCCCGGCTGCCCGGCGCCCGCTGGGTGCGCCGCGGCCGTCCGTACTACGCCAAGCCGCTGATGGGGCGCGGCGAGGTGACGCTGGAGCTGCGGGTGGCGCCGGTCCGGCTGCTCGCCGCCGTACGCAACCGGCTGCGGTCGTGACGAGCCATGACCCCGCTCACCCCCGCAGCCGCCGCCGCACCCCCGTGGCGACCTTGATCGGAGCCACCTCCAGGCCGAGGGCCCGGGCCGGGCCCAGCGCCACCGGCTTGGCGTAGTACGGACGGCAGCCGAAGCGGAGCCAGCGGGTCGCGGCCAGCCGGTCGAAGTACGGCACGGCCACGGCGCGGCGCGGCGCGTCCTCGCCGGGTCCGTCCATGATCAGCGTCAGCGTCCAGCGGCCCGTGCCCAGCCTGCCGACCGGCAGCCGGGCGGTGAAGACGGACGAGGAGCCGCCGGGCTCACAGCACACCGGCAGTTCGTGCACCGTGCCCGTCCCGCCCTCGGCGCGCAGCAGCAGTGTCCCGCCGTCCCGCGCGGCCTCCTCGGTCAGCCGTCCGCCGACCAGCAGGGTGCTCCGGGTGCGCCAGAGGGTCCGGAGCACCTGGCAGGGCGGGTCGAGGGGATGGGCGACCTCGCCGACGTCGAGCGAGAGATTGCCGTACGGGGTGTAGTACGGCACCACCACCTCCGCCCCCTGGGACGTGGTGACGCGGCGCCGGGACGGATGGGTGACCTCGCCGCCCTCGCGGCGGTTGCCGAACCGCACCGTACGGCTGACGCCTTGGGCGCGGACATCGAGGTAGATGTTCCACAGCCCGCGCTCCAGCGGGGCCCCGCCGTCGGCGGTGGCCGGGTCGATCTCGGCAATGAAGCCCGCCATCTCGTACCGCCGTCCCTCCCCCGGCAGCGGGTTGGCGGAGAGGCACGGCGTGGTGGGCAGCCGGACCTCGGGGCGGTCCGCCCGGTACTTGCGCAGCACGATCTCGGTGGCCGGGTCCAGGGCGTCGATGTCCTCGATATAGGCGTGGCCGGCCAGCCGCAGCGCCCCTCCGTGCCAGCTCGCCGCCTCCAGGTAGTGCTGGACCGGCAGCCGGTCGGTGACGTCGAAGCAGACGTCGGGAACGGCGGCGGCATGGTCGCGGAAGAACGGATGGAGCCAGTAGACCCGGCCCTTTTCGACGAGATGGCCGCGCCGCCCGTCCCGCCCCGCGTTCCGGGCCACGGTCATCACCTCCTCGAAGCGGTCGGCGCGCAGCAGCTGGATCAGCAGCCGGTCGGGGGCGTCGAGCCGCTGGAAGAGGGCGTCGCTCACCCAGGTCCTCGCCCAGTGCCGGAACTCCGGGAAGAACCGCTCCCGCGCCTCCTGTTCGCTCTCGCGGGGCAGCAGGGCACGCAGCGGACCGCACAGCTCCCACTCCACATGGCGGCGCATGATCTGGTCCCGGCGCGGGCCCGGTTCCAGATAGCGGGCCACGGTCTCGAAGCACAGCCGGGTGCCGTCCATGCGGTGGGCGAGATCGGCGGCGGTGAGGGTGAGGTTGTTGCGGTTCTCGCGGTAGCGGACGTAGTAGCAGTCGTAGTCGGCGACCACCGAGATGCCGGAGGCGTTGAGGTAGGCGGCCGCGGTGAACGGCTTGTCCTCGCAGTTGCGGTAGGGCGGGAAGCGCAGGTGCAGCCGCTCGATGAGGGAGCGCCGGAACAGCTTCCACGGGCCCAGGGTCAGATAGGCGTGGGAGGAGAAGACGTCGGTACGGGGCTGGTTGTGCTGGAAGACCGCCCGGGGCACGGCCCGTCCGCCCACGGACGCGATCTTGCCCAGCACGATGTCGGTGCCGTGGGCGTCGGCCATGGCGACCATACGGCGCAGCGCGTCCGGCCCCAGGTAGTCGTCGGAGTCGAGGAAGAAGACGAAGTCGCCCCGGGCGTGGTCCAGTCCGGTGTTGCGGGGTATGCCCGCGCAGCCGGAGTTCTCCTGGTGGATGACGCGCAGCGCGGAGCAGGTGCGGGCGAGCCGCTCCAGCTCCTCGCCGGTGCCGTCGGTCGAACCGTCGTCCACCGCGATGATCTCGACCCGGTCCGGGCCCAGGGTCTGGTCCATCGCGGAGGTGACGGCGCGGGTCAGCTCCGGCAGGGCGTTGTAGGCGGGGATGATCACACTGACACGAGGTCGGGATGGAGAGGGCATGACGGCCTCCTGACTCCGGGCTCTCGACGGGGCGGGGGTCGGGGTCGGGGGTCGGGGGGGTGGGGGGTGGGGTCACTCGGCGGTGAGGACGCCGCCGCGCGGCCCGGCCGGGGCGCTGTCGCCGCCGGCCGGCAGGGGCCGCGTCCGTGGCGCGGGCGCGAGAGGGAGCGCCGTGTCGTCCTGGCCCAGCATCAGGGTCCGTACCACCCGTTCGGCCGCGTGGCCGTCGTCGAACGGGCAGAAGCGGGCCCGGAAGGCGGTGCGCAGCGCGGTCGCGTCCGCGTCGCACCAGCGGCCCTCGCGGAAGACCTCGACCAGCTCCCGCCCGGTGCGGGCGACGGCTCCCGGGGTCTCGCCGGGGGATCCCGAGAGGAGGTCGAAGTAGACCCCGCGGGAGGACCGGTAGATGTCCCAGTCGTCGGCGTAGATGACGATGGGGCGGTCCAGGAGCGCGTAGTCGAACATCATCGACGAGTAGTCGGTGATCAGCGCGTTGGCCGCCAGGCACAGTTGCTCCGCCGACGGGTGGTGGGAGACGTCGATCACCAGCCCGGCCTCCTGGAGCCGGGAGAGGTGGTCCTGCGGCCGGTAGGAGTAGTGGGCGCGCACCAGCAGCGTGATCTGCGGGCCGAGTTCGCGGCTGAGCCGCTCCAGGTCCAGCCGGGGGGTGAACCCCTTCTGGTAGTCGCGGAGGGTGGGGGCGTAGAGGAGGGCGGTGTTCCCGGCCGGGATGCCCAACTCCCCGCGGATCCGCCGGATGTCCTCCTCCGACGCCGTGAAGAAGACGTCGTTGCGCGGATATCCGTATTCCAGCAGCCGGTACGCGGCGGGGTAGACCCGCTCCCAGATCTGGCTGGAGTGCGGATTGGAGGAGAGGGCGACGTCCCAGCGGTCGATGCGCTTGAGCAGATTGCCGAAACTCATGCCGCCCGCGGCGGCCGGATAGTGCTGCTGATCCAGCCCCATGCATTTGAGCGGAGTGCCATGGAAGGTCTGCAGATGCACCGTGCCCGGCCGTTTCACCACCTCATTGGGGAAGTTGACGTTGTTGATGAGGTATTTCGCGCGGGCCACGGTGCGATAGAAGTCACGGGTGCCGGTGACGACAAAGTCGACGCCTTCCGGGAGGGACTCGATCTCCGACTTCTTGACCGCCCACACCCCGTGGATCTCCGGTGCCAGCTCCCGCGCCTTGTAGTAGATCGCCCCCGGATTGCACAGCACCCCACGGCCCCAGTACGCGGAGTAGACGGCCAGCTGGGGGTCGACCGGCCGCTGTCGGTGCAGCCGGTACAGGCCCCGCTTGGCGCGTGCGGCCAGGGGCGGCCGGACGGTCCGGCGCAGCTTGCGGGCCCCGGCGGCCGCCCGTACGCCCAGTTCCCGCTCCCGGTAGCGGAGGAAGGAGCCGGACGCCAGCGCCTCGAAGCGCCAGCGGCCCTCGACCGGCGGGGTGAACCCGGCGGGCAGACGGCGGCGATACCACGCGGCGGCCCGTCCGAAGAAGCGCGGCCGGTCCGCCGTCGACACCCGGGACGTCCGGTCCAGGCAGAACAGGAAATGCGAGATGGCCCGTTCGAAGAGCAGCGGGCGCAAATGGTCCAGACGCGGATGCTCGTCGAGGAAGTCGAAGAGCCGGGCGTACTGCTGGAAGATGACGAAGTGCTTCTCCCCGGGGCTTGCCGTACTGGCCCCGACCCGCCGCTGCCGGTATTCCAGGCCCACCAGATCGACACACGCTATTCGCCGCGCGGTGAGCATCGTCTTGTACGAGAGCAGGGCGTCCTCGTAGATGCCATCGCTGAACGCGAAGCCATGGCGGGTGTAGAAATCCCGGTGGTAGACGCGGTTGGACGACATCGCGAACAGCCGCAGGAATTCCGGGCGTTCGACGATGGAGAAGACATCGGTGCCCGCCGAGGCCAGCAGATCCCCGAAGAGGCTGGGGGCCCTCCGCTCCGACCAGTAGGTGCGCACATGGTTGAAGTAGAGGATGTCCGGGTCATGGGTGAGGGCCAGCCGGTCGGCGAGGCCCTGGAGGGTGCCCGGGGCGAGGGTGTCGTCCCCGTCCAGGAAGAGCAGATAGTCCCCGCGGGCCCGCTCGACACCGGCGTTACGGGCCTGGCCCGGCCCGGAGTTGACCCGCTGGTGCACGGGCACGACCCGGCTGTCGCGTGCCGCGTACGCGTCGATGATCGCGCCGCAGTGGTCCGGTGAGCAGTCGTCGACGGCGACCACCTCCACGTCCTGACATGACTGGCTCAGCACGGAATCCAGGCAGGCGCTCAGATAGCCCTGGACGCGATAGGCGGCGATGACGATGGTGAAGCGGGGCATAAGGCTCCTCGGGACGCGACGGCGGTTCGAGGTGCGAAGCACTCACTGACCACCCACGCTAGGTGGGTTCGTCCCGGTATGCCCGCTCGGTCGTTGGACGGGCGCCCAAGCGGGTGACAAACGCCCCCGGCGGACATGAAGTCCACCGGGGGCGCCAAGAGCCGCCTTCTGCTGAGCGTCAGCTGTGGGTGCGCAGCAGCGTCCGCATCGTCCGCATCGCGACCGACAGATTGGCCAGGTCGAAGGTCTCCGACGACTGGATCTCATCGAGCGTGGTGCGCGCACGCTGCAGGATCGCGGCGTTCTTCTCCTCCCACGCCTTGAAGCGCTGCTCGGGCGTGGAGCCGCCGTTGCCCACCGACAGCACATCGGAGGTCAGGGCGGCCTGGGCCGCGTACAGGTCCTCGCGGATGGAGACCCGGGCCATGGACTGCCACCGGTCGGCGCGCGGCAGCTCGATGATCCGGTCCATCAGCTGGCTGATCCGCAACCGGTCGGCCAGGTCGTAGTAGACCTCGGCGACCGCCAGCGGCTCCTTGCCGGTGCGGTCCGCGATGGCGACGATGTCCAGCGTCGGGAAGGCCGAGGAGAAGCCCGCCACCCGGGTGGCCAGGTCCTCCGGGACGCCCGCCGCGGTGATCTCGTCGTAGATCCGCTGGTACCACTCGATGTCGGAGCCGCGCAGCAGCTTGGGCATCTGCGCCCGGACCGCGGCGACCCGCTCGCCGAAGAAGTCGATGGTCTCGGCGAGCTCCAGCGGCTGCGGCCGGTTGTTGAGCAGCCAGCGGGTGCCGCGCTCGACCAGCCGCCGCGAGTGCAGCCGCATCCTGGTCTGGATGTCGGCGTCGACGACCGTGTCCAGCGCCTCGACCTCGTCCCACACCTGGTTCAGCTCGAAGATCGCGCGGGCCGCGGTCTGGGCGCGCACGACCTCCTCGGTGGAGGCCCCGCTCTCCTCCCGCATCCGGTGCAGGAAGGTCGTCCCGGCGGTGTTGAGCGTGTCGTTGACCAGCACCGTGGTGATGATCTCGCGCCGCAGGGCGTGGCCGTCGATGTACTCGGGGAACCGCTCGCGCAGCGCCTGCGGGAAGTAGGCGTGCAGCAGCCGCTGCAGATACGGATCGTCGGGCAGCCTGGTGGTGATCAGCTCGTCGGCCACCGTGATCTTGACGTAGGCGAGCAGCACGGCCAGCTCGGGCTGGCTCAGACCGCGCCCGGCGGAGAGCCGCTCGCGGATCTGGCGGTCGGTGGGCAGGAACTCCAGCGCCCGGTCCAGCCGGCCCTCCCGGCCCAGGCGGCGCATCAGCCGCTGGTGGGCGTGGAGCAGGCTGGGGGCCTGGACGACGGAGT contains:
- a CDS encoding glycosyltransferase family 2 protein; amino-acid sequence: MPSPSRPRVSVIIPAYNALPELTRAVTSAMDQTLGPDRVEIIAVDDGSTDGTGEELERLARTCSALRVIHQENSGCAGIPRNTGLDHARGDFVFFLDSDDYLGPDALRRMVAMADAHGTDIVLGKIASVGGRAVPRAVFQHNQPRTDVFSSHAYLTLGPWKLFRRSLIERLHLRFPPYRNCEDKPFTAAAYLNASGISVVADYDCYYVRYRENRNNLTLTAADLAHRMDGTRLCFETVARYLEPGPRRDQIMRRHVEWELCGPLRALLPRESEQEARERFFPEFRHWARTWVSDALFQRLDAPDRLLIQLLRADRFEEVMTVARNAGRDGRRGHLVEKGRVYWLHPFFRDHAAAVPDVCFDVTDRLPVQHYLEAASWHGGALRLAGHAYIEDIDALDPATEIVLRKYRADRPEVRLPTTPCLSANPLPGEGRRYEMAGFIAEIDPATADGGAPLERGLWNIYLDVRAQGVSRTVRFGNRREGGEVTHPSRRRVTTSQGAEVVVPYYTPYGNLSLDVGEVAHPLDPPCQVLRTLWRTRSTLLVGGRLTEEAARDGGTLLLRAEGGTGTVHELPVCCEPGGSSSVFTARLPVGRLGTGRWTLTLIMDGPGEDAPRRAVAVPYFDRLAATRWLRFGCRPYYAKPVALGPARALGLEVAPIKVATGVRRRLRG
- a CDS encoding bifunctional glycosyltransferase/CDP-glycerol:glycerophosphate glycerophosphotransferase, whose product is MPRFTIVIAAYRVQGYLSACLDSVLSQSCQDVEVVAVDDCSPDHCGAIIDAYAARDSRVVPVHQRVNSGPGQARNAGVERARGDYLLFLDGDDTLAPGTLQGLADRLALTHDPDILYFNHVRTYWSERRAPSLFGDLLASAGTDVFSIVERPEFLRLFAMSSNRVYHRDFYTRHGFAFSDGIYEDALLSYKTMLTARRIACVDLVGLEYRQRRVGASTASPGEKHFVIFQQYARLFDFLDEHPRLDHLRPLLFERAISHFLFCLDRTSRVSTADRPRFFGRAAAWYRRRLPAGFTPPVEGRWRFEALASGSFLRYRERELGVRAAAGARKLRRTVRPPLAARAKRGLYRLHRQRPVDPQLAVYSAYWGRGVLCNPGAIYYKARELAPEIHGVWAVKKSEIESLPEGVDFVVTGTRDFYRTVARAKYLINNVNFPNEVVKRPGTVHLQTFHGTPLKCMGLDQQHYPAAAGGMSFGNLLKRIDRWDVALSSNPHSSQIWERVYPAAYRLLEYGYPRNDVFFTASEEDIRRIRGELGIPAGNTALLYAPTLRDYQKGFTPRLDLERLSRELGPQITLLVRAHYSYRPQDHLSRLQEAGLVIDVSHHPSAEQLCLAANALITDYSSMMFDYALLDRPIVIYADDWDIYRSSRGVYFDLLSGSPGETPGAVARTGRELVEVFREGRWCDADATALRTAFRARFCPFDDGHAAERVVRTLMLGQDDTALPLAPAPRTRPLPAGGDSAPAGPRGGVLTAE